The following nucleotide sequence is from Perca flavescens isolate YP-PL-M2 chromosome 20, PFLA_1.0, whole genome shotgun sequence.
AGAAGACCAACTCTGTGCCACTGTGTAAAGGTATGGTCCAATCTGGCTGCAGGAAAGAGGTGGTTGTTAGAAATAGGGCTACACATAGAAAATTCGCTTTTCCCTTTCTGGAAACTGAAACCAGTAAATAACTTTTTGTATGTTTGACGCCCAATAATAATTCCTTAGATTGGGAAGTGCTAGACCACCCTGGCTTTTGGGTCTCTCTAGGAATTCTTTCCGGATTCTAGGATTTTTACCATCCCACAGAAAGGAAAAGATCAATTTatttaaagactgaaaacaggatTTGGGCAAAAATATAGGGAGACActgaaacaaatacaaaaatctaggtaaaacattcatttttataCAATTAACTCTACCTGTGAGAGAGAGGTATAGGGCTGACCATCTCTGAAGGTCTGATTCTAATTTTCTCATGAAAGGTTTGAAATTCTTTTTGTAAAGATCAGAGAAGTTACGGGTGATCTGTACACCTAAGTATTTAAAGCCAGATTTGGAAATACGGAAGGGGAGTTCATTGTCTGAAATCTGAAGAGCCAAATTATTGAGTGGAAAACATTCACTTTTAGACAGGTTCAATTTGTAACCGGAGAAAAGCCCGAAAATGTGTAACAATTCCACAATATTAGGGACACAGGACACTGGGTCAGATATATAGAGCAATAAATCGTCTGCATATAGGGAAATTCTATGTTCGACTCCCATCCTGTGGAGCCCGCGTATGAGGTGCGATGTTCTCAACTTAATCGACAGAGGTTCTATAGCTAACGCGAACAGGAGTGGGCTGAGGGGACAGCCCTGTCTGGTGCACCTCAACAGAGGGAAAAGCTGGGAAGCTAATTTGTTAGTTATCACTGATGCTTTTGGGGAAGTATATAACAGGCGGatataagaaataaaattagAACCAAAGCCAAATCTTTCAAGGACGACAAACAGATAACCCCACTCGATTCTGTCAAATGCCTTCTCCGCATCCAGGGAGACAACCACCTCTGGAATCTCCCCGGATGCTGCAGAGTGCACAACATTCAGGAGTTTGTGAATATTTATGAAAGAGTGGCGTTCCTTCATAAATCCGGTTTGGTCATTTGAAATTATATGGGGCATTACAGTATCCAATCTTGAGGCAAGGAGTTTAGCTAATATCTTTACATCTGTGTTTAGGAGTGAAATTGGCCGATACGACCCACACTCAAGcggggactacaggtggaaattagcaattgttgctataacctggcccaagacatattctcttgttcaacaagtttaatgtttatttgtgcattgtccctgtttcaaataaatcaatttccaattcCAAAAAACTTACCGGGTTTCAAAATGAGTGAGATAGAAGCCTCTGTTAAGCTCTGTGGTAGGTTTGCTTCAATCAATGAATGATTGAACATTTCCAGAAGGATGGGAGCTAGCCGGGATGAGAATTTCTTGTAGAATTCCACAGGGTAGCCGTCTGGCCCTGGGGTTTTGCCACTTTGCATTTTCTGGATGGAATCAGAGATTTCTTGAAGTCGCAAGGGTTTGTCCAAGTCAGTTCTAACAGCCACATCTATTTTAGGGATATCTAGATCATTGAAAAACTGTGACATGTTTGATGTATCTCGTGGAAATTTAGATGTATACAAGTCAGAGTAAAATGCTTTAAAAGCATTGTTTATTTCCACTGGATCTATTGTTGACTGTGAACCACTGCGAATCTGTGGGATCTGATGGAGATGCTGAATTACATTTCAACTGGTCAGCTAACAAGCGGCCTGCTTTTTCCCCATGCTCATAGTAGCGCCCTTTTGACCAGAGGAggtgtctctctgttttttgtGTCGATAATAACTCGTACTGCGTTTTCAGAGCAATTTTGTCTTTATATAGTTCTGGAGTTGGGGCCGAGGAATACTGTTGGTCTATTTTTCTTATAGAGTTGATAAGTTCTTGCTCCCTCTGTTTTCTTGCTTTATTACGTGATATGGAGTATGAAATAATTTCTCCCCCTATGACAACTTTCAATGTCTCCCATAAAGTAGATGGTGAGATTAAGTCTGAtctgttgaacaacaaaaactCATCAATTGCCTTAGATACAAATTCACAAAACTGTTTGTCTGCCAATAAGGCTGTGTTCAGTCTCCAGTTATTGCGCTGTGCTAGGttttgagagaaaagaaaatcaagaaCCACAGGTGCATGGTCTGATTCTACTATGGCAGTGTACTCCACATTTTTTACAGAAGGAAGGAGCGTTttatcaataaaaaagtaatcTATTCTACTGTATGTATGATGGACgtgtgaaaagaaagagaatTCCTTTTTATGTGGGTAGAAAAACCTCCATGGGTCCACACAGCCAGTTTGATCCATGAAATCACAAATAGCCTGGGACATTTTGGAACGTGCTAAAGTTTTAGGATTGGAGCGATCTATAGCTGGGTCAGTCACAGTATTCAGATCCCCAGCAAGAATGAGCCTATGTGAATCTAGATTCGGAATCAGGGAGATGAATTTGTTAATGAAGCCAACATCATCCCAGTTAGGGGCATATACGACTGGGGTATTAAATAGGGAACCTGACACTATTATGAACCGTCTCTGAGGATCAGAAATCGTTTTTGAAGGcgtaaacaatatttttttatggaTCAATATTGCCGCTCCCCGTGCCTTGGTGTTAAACGCAGAATGGAAAGTTTGTCCAACCCAGTTTTTCCGGAGCCTAACTTGATCCGCTATGGTCAGGTGGTTTTCTTGTAAAAATGCTACACctacatttaattttttcagGTGGGAAAATATCCGTGCTCTCGGCCCGTTCAAGCCCTTAACATTCCAGCTTATACATCGGGTGGAAGACACGCTTACTTCTGCTCTACTATCATTTGTGTCATCAGACATGTGTCTTGAGAgggaagagggggagggggtggaGAGTACACCCCATAGCAGAAAGGCGGCCGTTCGTCAACAACTCATCCAAAATAATAGTcatacaaaatgtacaaaaatccCCTTTGGCAGTATAAAAACCTGTTTTAACACAGAGTGAACAAAAATTGGTTGTGTCACTAATCAAACCCATCCCAACagtaaaaataacataaaaatatccAATGTCTGCCTCCAGAACATAGGCAGACAGCTGGTCCCCTACTGGATCCTGAATCTTCCGGGGATGCATTGTGTCTTAACTAAACCGTTAACCTACGAGAGAGCCTTTGACCGTCtaaaaattaaactaaaaaCAGTTTCAAGATAATCAATATCACCGTCTAACATTCGCCACATCGTCACGGGCTAATCCAGCAGTGAGCTTGGGCAACGATAGTAACGGTAAACAGTAACATTTAGCTAACATTAATATATTGCTTAGTGTAACATTAGCCACCACCATTATAACATAAGTCCCAGTATAGAATGGTCCCAAACAAACAaattcacataacacagattTACCTCAAAATGTTCGCTTAAGTCCTTTTATACCAGTTGGTTaatgttgaagttaaaaagttaaaacccggctcatgttttgaaaacagtgtttaatggggcctgcagctaaatttaatcaagtacactaatacagcatttgagtgtctcacctaaaacctagcttctaaagaattaatcaggtcatgtctgacatttagcatatgaaggagactcattgtccccacaggaaaggtaactattgtttctggttttggggagccactccctgcagggccaggcgtgattagacagaatcggcactaccatgtgaaacgacctttgtctgtgacctggggtaaacctaaaatcagaggtgtgtctttaatcagagacccacaattccacaggaatataattcggaaaatGAGGTGATGTCaacacttcaatctgtgacccgcaagggaagcacgttgaagtccgctgtttacagtgtaattgtttgtcatgtcagaagcatgagatcagtccactgtcagctgcagtgttttatgttttatgttgattgtgttttatcttgtcgttttcatgcagtttcattaaaccttttgcttaactttcaattcgaccacagcctctccttcctcctccagaaatcgaagaacacgtcttttagcTATTCTTAACATTAAGACAACCCATCTACTCAAGCACAATTCGGTCCGAGAAAATTAACGGCGATAAAAATAGCCGCTGGCAGTCAGCCAAAGTAGCCACACAGCCACTTCATAACAAGTTCAGAGCAAAGCTGTCAAGCAAACTGTCGGGTCACTCTGGGGTCATCGCCTGTTGATTGTAGAACGCCTTGGCGTCCTCCGGTGTGTCAAATTTAAGTGTATTTCCTCCGAAAGAGACTCGCAGGCAGGCTGGGTAAAGCAGCTGGAATTTTATTCCCTTTTTGTAAAGTGCTTGCTTGATGTCGTTGAATTCTGCACGTCTTCTTGACAGACTGCCGCTGATATCTGGGTATATTCTCAGGGTAGAATTCTTTCAGGTCATGTCGTCTGGCCCATCGCAGCACTCGCTCCTTTTCCTGGAATCGTTGGAAGCATTCCACAAACGGCCGAGGGGACCTTCCAGTGTGTTCAGGCTTTTTGCCCACTCCGTGCGACCTCTCCAAAGTTGGAGCAGAGTCAAACACCTCTCTGCCATTAATCTCCATCAGCATGTTTGACATGAACGCTACAGGATCCTCGTCCCCTTCACTGCCTTCCGGAACATTTACAATTCTCAGATTAGATCTGTGAGAGCGGTTTTCTAAGTCCTCAATGCGATCCAGGAGCTTTGTATTCTGTGCTTGCAGTGACTTGATGGCTGCATCTGCTGCGAATAGTTTTTCAAAATTCTCTCCCGCTAAGCATTCCGTTGCAGTCAAGCGGCGTTGAAATGTATCCACAGTCTCTTTTATAGCGTTCACAGAAGACTGTAAAGGGCCAATAGATTCCTGAATGAGGATGGAAATGTCCTCTCTTAAACTTGCACGCTGCTTGGACAGCTCCTGCCACATCGTTAGCAGGGGAGGCCAtagtagctagcttgctagcAATGGTGTTCCGCGTCGTCGATTGTTTGTGTCTAGAGGTGCTCATTATACGTTTGTGGCTAAGTAACACTTTAATATCCGTCGTTGTTCAGTTCTACGGCGTTAAAAACACCTTTAAGGAAAGTTCTAAGGAAGTTAGGTCGGAGCTCGTCTCTCGTGCTTCCTACTCCAGCATGGCCCAAACCGGAAGTCTGACTTCTCTGCttctaaacaaacaaaaaagtaagCCTCTACACTGTATTGAATTGGAGATATTAATATAAACATTGCAAAAGCATCTTTTGATGCAAGGGTTTGACCTGGAGGTGGGGGGGTGTCACCCTGTGCCCCCCATCTAGCCCCGCCCCTGGCTATTATCTAATCATGTTTTGTTACAAAAGCCTAAAGTCTAGCTGGTTAGGTAATACAAACATTATTAAAATGACTTCTTAGTCAAGAAAAGTACATTCAAAACAACCTGAACAGCCAAGAGCTGGAGTTTGTAAGGAACTGGATGTAGATTGGACAGATTACAAAGCTTATAACTCTTATACATTTAATGTTGTGACCCTTTCAGACTGATTGAGAACCACTGTTCTGGGATCTGTTTTGTGTAGGGGTCAGTGGTGTCCGTGTTGTGGAGCAACAATTTCCCATCAAGTCCCAATTTGTTAAACTGATGTTAGTCTCCATCTAGTGATGGTATAATGAACATGCAGCCATAATCAGACTTTTGGTTGAATCATTTTATTGATTGCTTTGCTGTCCCTTTTTAACCAGTCTATAAGCATCCATAAAATAAAACCCCACCACAGAAGAATACAGTTTATAACAGTCATAAAATTTAAAACCATTGACTATTTACATTAAAGCAGAAAACACAACTTTGCAATAGGAATAAAGAGGGAAATAAAACCCGTAAACCAACACAGTTCAACTCAAACAAAATGTACCATCTGTAGTTTCAGTGGAATGCATTATTAAGAAGTTTAGCATGCAGACATCACAGAAAAACCCACATATATACCTTGATTTAGAAGATAACTAGATCAACAAGTACTCAGCACAAGTTATTCAAGTAAAATTCAGAAGTATTTAGACAGAGCATCTTCATCAATGTCGTTCCATTTCTTTGATGTTTAGTAGTCTATAGCACACAGAGCAAATGAAAATACTAGAAAATGTAAGAGTTTGAAACAAAAGAAGAGTCATTTTGTAACTGCATAGCAGACGAAAAAACGTTTCCCTTTACTGACTTGAATTATTTGTTCTTATCTTTTGATTATCAGAGCTcaacattttttcctttttataaaaTACGTAGCTCCTAAAGGTAAAGGCTTTTGAACAAAAGCAAATATCCCTGTCAGAGGTGTGGAAACATGTCATTTTTCCTTCAACCATAATCCACCTTCATCCAAAACGAAatgactctctgtctgtcctttgATTTTACCCACAACCATTTTATCCAATCGGCTTCACACCTGGCGTGGGATTGCTTAGACCCTGAGAAAGTGCAGTGTTGAGAACAAGCTCCTGTAGTGTGTTATGTACACACGTGTAGCGTGTTGAAAGGGTACCCCTATTAACTTTGACCCCCTATgaacggcatgctgggtacaGCCCACTCTCCATCGCTCGCTACAGTACATTCAAGAAGAGAGAGTGGAGTATTACATTGTAGCAAACATTTCAAGAATCAGCTATGTACTGTAACTTTCAGAATGAATGCTTTTGTTTCCTGGAGATAGCCTGGTCCcaaatagctagctgttagcaaatGACACTTATACTCTAGCATTGCTCAGGGACGCAGCTATGCCAAACAGCCGGCCTGTTACCAACAGACACATTTTCAAGGCAGTGAGTGCACTATTATTTAGAATGTCATCaacttaaacaataaataaaataaatagatttataaatattaaaataacacATCACTGCATTGGTTAGCATATTGGCATTTCTGCAGCACTGGAACACAGTTGAAACACAGaacacattttcttcttttgcatTAAAATAGTATCTAGTTTCCTGAAACGAAAATGCTTGAAAGGAAATCAGTGACATTTAGGCAAACTCATGAACGAGCAGCCACTTGTACACAGACTTAATCATTCTTGTGTCAAAGCTTATAAAAACCTTGTGTAACACGTCTGAATCTCTATCTACAGATTCGATTTGAGAAGTGACACCAGTAACAGAGGGGGCTGAACAGGATTCAGATCATCTGAAAATGTTCATGACTCCCAAACCTCTTTGCTTGTTGCAGTTGATCTTCTTCATAGAGCAGCTCGGCCTTTACTAGCCAGTAAGACAACAGAACCAGAAAGCCGATCTGGGTCTGGGTTGATATCCAGGGAGGTCCTCCAGGACCTCCAGGACCTTCAGCACCTCCCGTCCAGAGAGACCTTTCCATTGTAGCAGTTTGGGCAGGAGCTCCAGGTCCTCGCTGCAGACAAAACACCAGGAAGAGTTAGTGAGATGCACTAACTTaaggaagtgccttaaacctgcattctttcTAATGGCCAGCATGGGGCGACAAGtcagtttctatagaagtctatggggAAATTGGCCTACTTCTCACCTGATTTAAGATAAGAGATAGACTATATTAAttccacactggggaaattccttaATACCTCTGTAAAATttttcataatgagttcatGGTCTTAATCGCTAGTTTTAattcttcttcaatacagcgtGATGTTTATGTTGTAAATTATAGtcccatttatttaaaaaatgtaaaagtaatgCAGGTTTAAGACACAAACTTTTGTAAGAAACGTCAGAATGACTTACCTCCATGTGCAACAGTCTGTCTGCATGCTTCCAACTGTCAGCTTTGTCGCATCGATGCTTTCACACAACAGTTCTTTGACTTTCAGCAGCATGAGGTTGCACTGTCGGACACCAGGAGCCtgataaaacacaacacacacaggtcaggaaTTGATGTTGATACCAGTGAAGATCTGATCCAGCTGCTGATGAATGAATGTCATTAACAAGCACTCCGTTGATCTCACCAGGACAGAGAAGGTGTCGTGAAGAATCTCTGCATCTTCAGCGACTGTTTGTCCAACATTTTGGCTCCAGCACTTTCTCAGTTTGCTCTGTTTGCTTTGGATAAGATATTTCAGGTAAAAGTGAGTGATGAGCTTGTAGGCCTCGTCTATCACTCtctgagagacacaaagagagagagactgtttagtttttgtcaaatattagcaataacagagcaacataaaaacattttgacacaaaGATATGGATAGAATGCTGCAAATAATGCAAAGTCTTTACAATTTGTGATTGTAATATAGTTGAAACCTcccaaccccctccccccccccccccacccccaggtCAGATTTTTACATACCTTTTGTAGGCCTATATCCTGACAGCATGACAGCTCAGAGAAAAGACTTTTTACTTGGTCTATTAGGAGGAAGAATTCCTTGTTGTCTGATTTGAAGTATCTCTTAAGGTGGCTCTGTGATTTAACAAAACATTCAAATTAGTTAGTCATTTGTCAATAGAAATATATGCCCCTTTTGAAATAAGAAAATAGCGGGCCTACATTTGTGACTAAGTTGAACAGCTACCTTTGCAGTGTTAGCTACGACTTTCATCAGAAGATCCAAAGTAAAATCCTCCATGTTTCTAAGCGTTGCCATGGTTTCCTCAAAGAGGCTATGGTCTTTGGTTTCCTTGAGAAGGATGTCTTTAGCTTTGGTCTGGACATACTGCCTGGGAAGAAATATTATAAACAACATCACTTATCATCatcatatttattttcttacatCAAGTCTTTAATCGACCTACACTGTGTCCTGATTCATGTGTTTTAACTGCATTTCTATATtgcatttcttgttttgttgagtgtctttttattattaacatGGTTTGCAAGTAAACAATGTTTTAAGAAACAAGTTTGAATGAAATTAATATTTGGCAAATACTTACTCGAGTTTATTACAGTTGTTCAAAGTCTTAAAGAAGAGTTTGGTTTCTGGTTTGTCCATTTTTGCTTTCTCTTCAAGAATCTCCATCTGCATAGTGGTGTAGCTACAAACCACAGAAAATATGCACTGTTAACAATGCAACATACTGCCTTTAATTGGTGATATTTATGTTAAGTCTGCTGTAGAAATCTGTGGAGAAAAATAGCTTATTCTCACCTCTTCAGAAACATCCCCAGCTCTTGGAAACAAACCTCCTGCACGTAGTCAGAGAGTTTTGGGCTGATTTTTTGTGCTGTTTTGTGCATGGCATCAATGCACTTaaagagaaacaacaacaaaaagaaacaatattattatacaaccaataaacaacataaaaattataaaaagcaaaGAAATTATAATTTCAAAAAGAGACTTTCTtttatcaaataaaataaaaatacataaaaactaCCAAACAAATCAATTTATAGGAAAATagagtaataataaaaaaatatatgcaaacacacacaaattattcCCTATGGTCTCACAGTAACAACTTACACTCCTTATAATATGTATATCTTGTTTGATAAGTACCTGAATAGTGTCCAGATAAAGTTCATCGTAAGCTTCTGCGCTTCTCTCATGCTGCAGGATTTTCTCGAGGAACCCTCTGACTTCTTTCTGTGGACCAAAAAACACATATAGAAAACCATTAGAAGTAGCAGAAATACAAATTAGCAGCAAAAAGCAAGTGTGGTTTTAGTGGtacatattaatttaaaaattaatATAATTCTGGATGAATGCATGACATAAACAAATATCATCGGTCGCTGATGTTATTTATCATTATCCTACAATTTAAAGTGGCTGAGAGAatggttttaaaatgtgttttaatatgtTCAAAATATTCACATTGTGTGTGGCTAAATGGCTAACTGCTCAGAATATCAAGCATCTTTCTGGGAGGATTACCAAACATGAAAGCAGCAGGATAACATGGTAAAATTGGGCAAACATGGCTACCCCAAATCACAGCGCAAACAGGGAACTGAGCAGCAAGTGGAAGTATGTGCCCTGTCGGATTATCACCTGTGTTTAACAGTGCGAGAAATGTGAAATAGCAAATGATGTCAAAATGTGTAATTTTCTGGTAGTTCTTGCTACTTTTATCTACCTAAAAAAGTTgaagttagcttagcacaagcACTAGAAGCTGGTGGAAACTGCTTTGCTCcatcaaaaatagaaaaaactCATACAAATTCATACTTTTAAATTTATGTATACAGGCTCAACGCTAAGAATGTGACTTTGTAAATTTGGAGCAGTTAGTATAGGAGCAATTCTAAAAGCCCATGAGTCCCCTCAACTTATTGGTGttttagcttgctagctaacaGTGTTCAGTGAAATAATATGttaataaaatagttttttggaGGTTAGATTTTCtgaaattactggaattgttgggtctttgtaaattatagtgtggtctataCCTACTCTATCtctaaagtgtcttgagataactcttgttatgatttgatactataaataagattgaattgaattgaaataccAAGTTCCTGTTCATTTAATAGGTTTTTACAGCCTCAAAACACAAAGTGGCCATAATATCTGTGTTTACTTGGACATATGCTGAGATTTCTGGAGGTTTACTTGGACATATGCTGAGATTTCTGGAGGTTTACTTGGACATATGCTGAGATTTCTGGAGGTTTCC
It contains:
- the si:dkey-196h17.9 gene encoding uncharacterized protein si:dkey-196h17.9; this encodes MMWLRDTYLSQEPCDQSDLHEMDPMKTVDMLLFTECAAKAKDKLLEHVQKEVRGFLEKILQHERSAEAYDELYLDTIQCIDAMHKTAQKISPKLSDYVQEVCFQELGMFLKSYTTMQMEILEEKAKMDKPETKLFFKTLNNCNKLEQYVQTKAKDILLKETKDHSLFEETMATLRNMEDFTLDLLMKVVANTAKSHLKRYFKSDNKEFFLLIDQVKSLFSELSCCQDIGLQKRVIDEAYKLITHFYLKYLIQSKQSKLRKCWSQNVGQTVAEDAEILHDTFSVLAPGVRQCNLMLLKVKELLCESIDATKLTVGSMQTDCCTWSEDLELLPKLLQWKGLSGREVLKVLEVLEDLPGYQPRPRSAFWFCCLTG